A single Triticum dicoccoides isolate Atlit2015 ecotype Zavitan chromosome 2A, WEW_v2.0, whole genome shotgun sequence DNA region contains:
- the LOC119355449 gene encoding uncharacterized protein LOC119355449, with the protein MLSSDHPSGPSCSSQSVVRGVGADPATFHAADSPELAHQDPADLVQPCPTFSIRDYVFDSRSKGIKRSWPFHPQSLELCLKRGVKDLLPPFEPPDLLRSRSFYTCVDSEQSAACLEADAFVDLVKAREAGLTNVNTTGINLQSCQSADESLGPSQYTPTEGGKTATDQGGNINELGHTSEAIQAYQEDNICTKASSQTEVARPYLKSLGSSRETSEKKGKLLVKSGSMTDIRQRKDLSYNSSSVSNPKASNTCPVCKVFSSPSNTTLNAHIDQCLYAVSNAEPVVETVIVKPKVKQRKMQLMVDIYKTALPYTLDDLDRRNGTNWAIDLSVPSVNKVVCTKNRSPRVVPSEAKDSERDSDVYVDSNGIKIRILSKPIGAPLVLGNDGLKQVEKHQTGKSTLMKKTSLESKSFRNKKFKVHGKKCNRLNHLKSQVELYPDGDIHVDTSEEEPIMHTQKPTESSSCGRSGTIRQWVCSKRSGITNNLSRKSNNISSDSMKPGTKKLARSRMIGGFDDPQITESYTEAFSSRSTEETATTLEVNENDDQERVSSRLFRSIPRWSSENPSSSSAFPKVPRSAATLAKRKIKEIGRREASRSDKYDTVRNSTSTKCSEPCLSVSIRGLSNDDSKRTVSTSKVLRKHRSVSRTRKRDFSPSISGLVNDFGQEHELDHRHVNNTFSVTNNGTSDKVVKHTQEDTTDNDISYGTDMLALGQGDHQHDVTQQTTSMHMDSEGEEHATQMQCTSVSRNTHEDCCSAISSGSLSLENSKTVPKGSSSMQDQCSTKQSTHHTHVSNIVTNNEMEECQVDPASTKESSTCLTNNREMGLATPRDNSSITSNREDSNQDHVFLAFGRDSSDSPISVASTMSSPVALNGSRNEESGPGQSTVKVRTLEKSMSGSSNQETKSMPPAREGEQLAKEKLYCCSCRESISREPHLDHESSTARSDTFARKQVPQLHMGLRTSSSFSTYQRTDTNSNPYLDSHGQLLTGKVLTESSMSSLSYATDCIRPLLQTQLPSPPSPMLRLMGKNLMVMNSQESGRPQAPKPDYMLGGNYMPPASFVPPDYQHSHSAFIDRTPSARSHQIPLPSVQAGNFVGPPMHGGFMVQSNHHSLQKPYRNPAPVMHHPTYMMKEVIMINDDPPECRSEPQVSMHPPTGTYPTSISVPNNFGPRPFYCHPPPMQILPRENFAGSMPVFPMFGAQRQQVRYSQSLHLTPSRVQPPQGYINPHVYYPQDLR; encoded by the exons ATGCTATCCAGTGACCACCCTTCAGGCCCCTCGTGCTCCTCCCAGTCTGTGGTTCGGGGTGTGGGTGCTGATCCAGCGACGTTCCACGCCGCCGACTCTCCGGAGTTGGCACACCAAGATCCTGCGGATCTTGTCCAACCGTGTCCCACCTTCTCCATAAG AGATTATGTTTTTGATTCGAGGAGCAAAGGCATCAAGAGAAGTTGGCCTTTCCACCCGCAGTCGCTGGAACTTTGCTTGAAGCGTGGAGTTAAAGATCTACTGCCTCCATTCGAGCCTCCCGATTTGCTCCGGTCAAGGTCTTTCTATACTTGCGTAGACTCTGAGCAGTCTGCTGCATGCCTAGAAGCCGATGCTTTTGTTGATTTGGTAAAGGCTAGAGAAGCTGGTTTGACAAATGTGAATACAACTGGTATCAACCTCCAGTCATGTCAATCAGCAGATGAGTCACTTGGTCCATCTCAATACACTCCTACAGAGGGTGGGAAGACTGCTACTGACCAAGGTGGAAATATAAATGAATTAGGCCATACTAGTGAGGCTATACAAGCATATCAGGAAGATAATATTTGCACCAAAGCAAGTTCGCAGACAGAGGTTGCTCGACCCTATTTGAAAAGTCTTGGCTCATCACGTGAGACTTCAGAAAAGAAGGGCAAGTTGCTAGTCAAGTCAGGCTCTATGACAGATATCCGTCAGAGAAAAGATTTATCATACAACTCTAGCTCGGTTTCGAATCCAAAGGCTTCAAATACCTGTCCTGTTTGCAAAGTCTTCTCGTCTCCATCAAATACCACTTTGAATGCACACATAGATCAGTGCCTTTATGCTGTGTCTAATGCCGAGCCAGTAGTAGAGACGGTTATTGTGAAGCCAAAAGTGAAGCAGAGGAAGATGCAACTGATGGTGGACATTTACAAGACAGCCCTTCCATACACTCTTGATGACCTTGATCGGAGGAACGGGACTAACTGGGCTATCGATTTGTCTGTGCCATCTGTGAACAAGGTGGTTTGCACTAAGAACCGTAGCCCACGAGTGGTACCATCTGAAGCAAAAGATAGTGAAAGAGATAGTGATGTCTATGTTGATTCAAATGGCATAAAAATCAGAATTTTATCCAAGCCTATTGGTGCACCTTTGGTCTTGGGCAATGATGGTTTAAAGCAAGTTGAAAAGCACCAGACTGGAAAGAGTACATTGATGAAAAAGACATCCTTGGAATCTAAATCATTTAGGAATAAAAAGTTCAAGGTACATGGAAAGAAGTGCAACCGACTAAACCATTTGAAATCTCAG GTTGAATTATACCCAGATGGGGATATCCATGTTGACACCTCTGAGGAGGAGCCGATCATGCATACACAGAAACCTACTGAAAGCAGCAGTTGTGGTCGTTCGGGAACTATAAGGCAATGGGTGTGCTCCAAGCGTTCGGGTATCACTAACAATTTGAGCAGAAAGTCAAATAATATATCGTCAGATAGCATGAAACCCGGAACAAAGAAATTGGCTAGGAGCCGCATGATTGGTGGCTTTGATGATCCTCAAATTACAGAAAGTTATACTGAGGCATTTTCTTCACGGTCAACAGAAGAGACAGCCACCACTTTGGAAGTCAATGAAAATGATGATCAGGAAAGGGTTTCTTCAAGATTGTTCAGATCAATTCCCAGATGGTCATCAGAAAATCCTTCATCCAGCAGTGCCTTCCCAAAAGTACCTAGATCAGCTGCTACTCTTGCGAAGAGAAAAATTAAGGAAATTGGAAGAAGAGAAGCTTCTAGGTCTGATAAGTATGATACAGTGAGGAATTCCACCTCAACAAAATGCTCTGAACCTTGTCTTTCTGTTTCCATTAGAGGTCTGAGTAATGATGACTCAAAGAGGACAGTGTCTACTTCTAAGGTGTTAAGAAAACACAGATCTGTATCGAGGACTCGCAAGCGTGACTTTTCACCTTCTATTAGTGGGCTAGTCAATGATTTTGGTCAAGAGCATGAACTTGATCACAGACATGTAAACAATACCTTCAGCGTTACTAATAATGGCACATCCGATAAGGTTGTAAAGCATACCCAAGAAGATACCACAGATAATGATATCTCTTATGGAACTGACATGCTGGCATTGGGGCAAGGGGATCATCAGCATGATGTGACACAACAAACAACAAGTATGCATATGGATTCTGAAGGTGAAGAACATGCAACTCAAATGCAATGTACCTCGGTCTCCAGAAATACTCATGAGGACTGTTGCAGTGCAATAAGTAGTGGTTCTTTGAGTCTTGAAAATAGCAAAACTGTGCCCAAAGGAAGTTCATCAATGCAGGATCAATGCTCCACTAAGCAATCCACACATCATACTCATGTGTCAAACATTGTTACCAATAATGAGATGGAGGAATGTCAGGTAGACCCAGCTTCAACTAAGGAATCTAGCACCTGCTTAACTAATAACAGGGAAATGGGTCTTGCAACTCCTCGGGATAACTCGTCAATAACGTCGAACAGAGAAGACTCTAACCAAGATCATGTTTTTTTGGCATTTGGTCGGGACTCATCAGACTCTCCTATTTCGGTTGCCTCAACTATGTCTTCTCCAGTTGCTTTGAATGGTTCAAGAAATGAAGAGTCAGGACCAGGCCAATCGACCGTAAAGGTTAGGACACTTGAAAAGAGCATGTCTGGGAGCTCAAATCAGGAGACGAAGTCGATGCCTCCAGCTAGAGAAGGTGAACAGTTGGCTAAGGAGAAGTTGTATTGCTGCTCTTGTCGTGAGAGCATCTCCAGGGAGCCTCACTTAGACCATGAAAGTTCAACAGCCAGATCTGACACTTTTGCTAGAAAACAAGTTCCACAATTGCACATGGGTTTACGGACATCATCATCTTTCAGCACATACCAAAGAACAGACACAAATTCAAACCCTTACTTAGATTCACATGGTCAGCTATTAACTGGCAAAGTTTTAACTGAATCTTCCATGAGCTCCCTGTCTTATGCGACAGATTGTATCAGACCATTATTGCAAACTCAGCTTCCTTCGCCGCCTAGTCCTATGTTGAGACTGATGGGCAAGAACTTGATGGTGATGAACAGCCAGGAGAGTGGGCGTCCTCAAGCTCCAAAGCCAGACTACATGCTGGGAGGGAATTACATGCCACCTGCTAGTTTTGTGCCTCCAGACTACCAACATAGTCATTCTGCATTCATCGACAGAACTCCATCAGCAAGGAGTCACCAGATTCCTCTTCCAAGTGTTCAAGCTGGcaactttgttgggcctccaatgcATGGTGGTTTCATGGTGCAATCTAATCATCATTCTCTGCAGAAACCATACAGGAACCCTGCTCCAGTCATGCATCACCCTACCTACATGATGAAAGAGGTTATCATGATTAATGATGATCCTCCTGAATGCAGAAGTGAGCCACAAGTCAGTATGCATCCTCCCACTGGAACCTATCCAACATCAATCTCCGTCCCAAACAATTTTGGGCCCAGGCCATTTTACTGCCATCCACCCCCGATGCAAATTTTGCCAAGGGAGAATTTTGCTGGATCGATGCCTGTTTTCCCAATGTTTGGTGCTCAAAGGCAGCAAGTCAGATATAGCCAATCCTTACATCTCACCCCGTCTCGTGTCCAGCCTCCACAAGGTTACATAAACCCACATGTCTACTATCCGCAGGATTTACGGTGA